Proteins encoded in a region of the Perca fluviatilis chromosome 8, GENO_Pfluv_1.0, whole genome shotgun sequence genome:
- the hdhd5 gene encoding haloacid dehalogenase-like hydrolase domain-containing 5 gives MQRIRSLKTGWQLLKSSCEGAAKQVNTSPSTSRNHSHGSSSFGLLFDIDGVLVRGRTPIPAAKQCFRDLVDSNGKYKVPVVFVTNAGNCMRQAKAEHLSHLLEVEVSPDQVMLSHSPLRMFTQFHKMRVLVSGQGPVEEVAHNLGFQNVVTVDMLREAYPLLDVVDHNRRPKDSIPPTKGLWPIDAVILFGEPIRWETNLQLILDVLLTNGNPDNAWSSMRYPHIPVLACNMDLLWMAEAKNPRFGHGMFLVSLESLYKKVTGYELKYEALIGKPSVVTYNYAELLIRQQAERLGWTTPVKRLYAIGDNPMADVYGANLYNHYLQASRRTKAQMQAKSRGGGVDPLAEAADAPKMTSAELGGASAEYGAEEDLPEGCSSILVCTGVYSRDRQELPSDPAHTVTEQHIFHGHRDFRFDPSLTQPSFVVEDVKEAVELVFQQEGWPLE, from the exons ATGCAGAGAATAAGGTCTTTGAAAACCGGTTGGCAGCTACTGAAATCAAGCTGTGAGGGAGCAGCAAAACAAGTAAACACTTCGCCTTCGACCTCACGAAATCATAGCCAT GGCTCCAGCTCTTTCGGGCTCCTCTTTGACATCGATGGGGTGCTGGTGCGGGGCAGGACGCCGATCCCTGCAGCCAAGCAGTGCTTCAGGGACCTGGTGGACAGCAATGGGAAATACAAGGTGCCTGTGGTGTTTGTCACCAATGCTGGGAACTGCATGAGGCAGGCCAAAGCTGAGCATCTGTCACATCTGCTCGAGGTGGAG GTTTCTCCAGACCAGGTGATGCTGTCCCACAGTCCTTTGCGAATGTTTACCCAGTTCCACAAAATGCGTGTGCTGGTGTCGGGACAGGGTCCTGTGGAGGAGGTCGCTCACAA CCTGGGCTTTCAGAATGTTGTTACTGTAGACATGCTCAGGGAAGCGTATCCTCTTCTGGATGTCGTAGATCACAACAGAAGGCCCAAAGACAGT ATTCCCCCCACCAAAGGCTTATGGCCAATAGACG CTGTCATCTTATTTGGTGAACCAATCAGATGGGAGACCAACCTCCAGCTTATCCTTGATGTGCTCCTGACGAATGGGAACCCAGACAATGCCTGGAGTTCGATGCGGTACCCTCACATCCCAGTCCTGGCCTGTAACATGGACCTGCTGTGGATGGCCGAGGCGAAGAATCCCAG GTTTGGTCACGGTATGTTTCTGGTGAGCTTAGAGAGCCTGTACAAGAAGGTCACTGGCTACGAGCTGAAGTACGAGGCTCTGATCGGTAAACCTAGTGTGGTGACTTATAACTACGCTGAgctgctgattagacagcaggcCGAGAGACTTGGCTGGACCACACCTGTGAAGAGGCTGTACGCTATAGG TGATAACCCCATGGCCGACGTATACGGCGCCAACCTCTACAACCACTACCTTCAGGCTTCTCGCCGCACCAAGGCCCAGATGCAGGCCAAGAGTCGCGGAGGAGGTGTAGATCCCTTGGCAGAAGCTGCTGATGCACCAAAAATGACATCAGCCGAACTAGGCGGAGCGTCAGCTGAGTACGGGGCAGAGGAGGACCTCCCCGAGGGCTGCAGCTCCATCCTGGTGTGCACAGGGGTGTACAGCAGAGACCGGCAGGAGCTGCCCTCGGACCCGGCGCACACTGTCACGGAGCAGCACATCTTCCACGGTCACAGGGACTTCCGCTTTGACCCCAGCCTCACGCAGCCGTCCTTCGTGGTGGAGGATGTGAAGGAGGCGGTGGAGCTGGTGTTTCAGCAGGAAGGCTGGCCTCTAGAGTAG
- the LOC120563586 gene encoding ras-related protein Rab-19 isoform X2, whose protein sequence is MQWCRWAGSWKSHLPGQSAGPEIEDSFDFLFKIILVGDSDVGKTCVVQSFKSGIFIEKQQNTIGVDFTVRTLDIDGKKMQVWDTAGQERFRTITQSYYRSAHGAMVAYDITRRSTFESVPHWIREVEQFGAASVVLILIGNKSDLQAQRQVLFEDACTLAENHGVLAALETSAKEAQNVEAAFILMARELLARNGMTTIEEISQESPQLILSNSTHPVYGTVSSDKKCGC, encoded by the exons ATGCAGTGGTGCAGGTGGGCTGGCAGTTGGAAATCACACCTACCAGGTCAG TCTGCAGGGCCGGAGATTGAGGACTCTTTCGACTTTCTTTTCAAAATCATCCTGGTTGGCGACTCGGATGTGGGGAAGACCTGTGTGGTCCAGAGCTTCAAGTCTGGCATATTCATCGAGAAGCAGCAAAACACCATCGGGGTCGACTTTACGGTTCGCACCCTGGACATCGATGGCAAAAAG ATGCAGGTGTGGGACACGGCAGGTCAGGAGCGTTTCCGCACCATAACTCAGAGCTACTACCGCAGCGCCCACGGTGCCATGGTGGCCTATGACATCACACGGCGCAGCACATTTGAATCGGTCCCTCACTGGATCAGGGAGGTGGAGCAGTTTGGAGCGGCCAGCGTGGTGCTGATCCTCATTG GTAATAAGTCAGACCTCCAAGCTCAGCGACAGGTGTTGTTCGAGGACGCGTGCACTCTGGCAGAAAACCACGGTGTTCTGGCTGCTCTGGAAACCTCGGCCAAGGAGGCCCAGAACGTGGAGGCGGCCTTCATCCTCATGGCTCGGGAGCTGCTGGCACGCAACGGCATGACCACCATCGAGGAGATCTCCCAAGAATCGCCCCAATTAATTTTGAGTAACAGCACCCACCCGGTTTATGGCACCGTGTCTTCAGATAAAAAGTGTGGGTGCTGA
- the LOC120563586 gene encoding ras-related protein Rab-19 isoform X1, whose amino-acid sequence MQWCRWAGSWKSHLPGQSAGPEIEDSFDFLFKIILVGDSDVGKTCVVQSFKSGIFIEKQQNTIGVDFTVRTLDIDGKKVKMQVWDTAGQERFRTITQSYYRSAHGAMVAYDITRRSTFESVPHWIREVEQFGAASVVLILIGNKSDLQAQRQVLFEDACTLAENHGVLAALETSAKEAQNVEAAFILMARELLARNGMTTIEEISQESPQLILSNSTHPVYGTVSSDKKCGC is encoded by the exons ATGCAGTGGTGCAGGTGGGCTGGCAGTTGGAAATCACACCTACCAGGTCAG TCTGCAGGGCCGGAGATTGAGGACTCTTTCGACTTTCTTTTCAAAATCATCCTGGTTGGCGACTCGGATGTGGGGAAGACCTGTGTGGTCCAGAGCTTCAAGTCTGGCATATTCATCGAGAAGCAGCAAAACACCATCGGGGTCGACTTTACGGTTCGCACCCTGGACATCGATGGCAAAAAGGTGAAG ATGCAGGTGTGGGACACGGCAGGTCAGGAGCGTTTCCGCACCATAACTCAGAGCTACTACCGCAGCGCCCACGGTGCCATGGTGGCCTATGACATCACACGGCGCAGCACATTTGAATCGGTCCCTCACTGGATCAGGGAGGTGGAGCAGTTTGGAGCGGCCAGCGTGGTGCTGATCCTCATTG GTAATAAGTCAGACCTCCAAGCTCAGCGACAGGTGTTGTTCGAGGACGCGTGCACTCTGGCAGAAAACCACGGTGTTCTGGCTGCTCTGGAAACCTCGGCCAAGGAGGCCCAGAACGTGGAGGCGGCCTTCATCCTCATGGCTCGGGAGCTGCTGGCACGCAACGGCATGACCACCATCGAGGAGATCTCCCAAGAATCGCCCCAATTAATTTTGAGTAACAGCACCCACCCGGTTTATGGCACCGTGTCTTCAGATAAAAAGTGTGGGTGCTGA
- the ccdc34 gene encoding coiled-coil domain-containing protein 34 — MSGGRMPNCPASASQGFSSTPVKTSQGKDLHTSKGLDDGILSDDEDTFSLLSPIYHDSFDSDEDLEPSPAQQTSPRQRDNSSLSVSPVRCELPRTPSVQMLHAAREPAGSPTLSAWEMWLVNKAKEDRFKLEKQAEEERLRKEKKEQQEREREQKKIIMEEKIQEWLRIKKQQEKHEQLVKLSKEEEEIQRQREKQTEIELKAQQKYKDWLQKKNQEKIEMEKKEKEKAVLKEEQEKERHKRAEEKFKEWLAKANEKSRASPKSPCYPTSPYDKSYPSPSFCNPIPWKPIHVPPPETSLNKTPVKKTTNISTNQQRKCQQSPSTAFRLRNSARTAQLLQKR, encoded by the exons ATGTCTGGAGGAAGGATGCCCAACTGTCCTGCCTCTGCGTCCCAGGGCTTTAGCTCGACCCCTGTCAAAACAAGCCAGGGAAAGGACTTGCACACATCCAAGGGCTTGGACGACGGCATCTTATCCGACGACGAAGACACGTTTTCTCTGCTTTCTCCCATCTATCATGACAGTTTTGACAGCGATGAAGACCTGGAGCCCAGCCCAGCCCAGCAGACTTCACCCAGGCAGAGAGACAACTCCAGCCTCAGTGTTTCACCAGTCAG ATGTGAGCTACCAAGAACACCGTCAGTGCAGATGTTGCATGCAGCTAGGGAGCCTGCAGGCTCACCTACTCTCAGTGCATGGGAAATGTGGCTGGTGAACAAAGCCAAGGAAGACCGTTTCAAATTGGAAAAACAAGCAGAGGAG GAGCGGTTacggaaggaaaaaaaagaacaacaagaaAGGGAGCGGGAACAGAAAAAGATTATCATGGAAGAAAAGATCCAAGAATGGCTcaggattaaaaaacaacag GAGAAGCACGAGCAACTTGTAAAACTGagcaaagaggaggaggagatacaGCGACAGCGGGAGAAACAGACCGAGATTGAACTGAAAGCTCAACAAAAGTATAAAGACTGGCTGCAAAAGAAGAATCAAGAAAAAATAGAAatggaaaagaaggaaaag gAGAAAGCTGTCCTGAAGGAGGAGCAGGAGAAAGAGCGCCACAAGAGGGCAGAGGAGAAGTTTAAAGAGTGGCTGGCAAAAGCCAATGAAAAAAGCAGAGCGAGTCCAAAATCACCTTGCTACCCAACAA gtCCCTATGACAAATCCTACCCATCACCCAGCTTCTGCAATCCAATCCCCTGGAAGCCTATTCATGTCCCTCCTCCAGAAACCTCACTGAATAAGACACCTGTCAAGAAAACAACGAACATTTCAACAAACCAACAACGGAAATGTCAACAAAGCCCCAGCACCGCTTTTAGACTGAGAAACTCTGCGAGGACAGCACAGTTGCTGCAGAAGAGATGA
- the slc15a5 gene encoding solute carrier family 15 member 5: MVAGDLQRLPQGSGRLRRPSQAPRPDHGHAPRKSRKKLQVIICVLLVELCERFTFFGIVCNMILFCTVKLGYDNYLAATVNLCFIGASTLTPVLVGWFAETCLGRTKVLYLCAFLHFFGTAMLPVVAFPFEDFYIDTHHMTHLLEPREQQILFYIGLLAAALGIGGIRAILCPMGAYSLQCYNKHQLLSFFNWFYWLVNLNSTVVFLGIAYIQQSVAKNLGFLIPFTSVLLALIAIHMMRNKLTYKPKKGGSLLTTLGVFMNSLKMCCLHYRHLSGDVGSWLDRAKENNGGRYSETHVENVKVLAKLFPLYGLQLLYRACITQIPSGYYIQTMNSNLHLNNVMLPIGAMNVISILPLLLLAPLIECVTTCYLSMEKTPLAPAKVITLGHACATLSVLVAGLSELQRKAYPLVEQTLSGKVLHVSSMPCFQLAPQYILLGLAEALVTPACSLISFQLTPSHIRGISLHFLTLSYGGGCFLGAFIIQLVYFLSGGNFYPNTLHDGNLERFFFLLATLMAVNTLVFWSVSYRYIDLSVQGKALTASPLTEKLLYYKACLRFYDTVDRSYTNASIESIL, translated from the exons ATGGTAGCAGGAGACCTTCAGAGACTGCCACAGGGCAGTGGCAGACTGCGTCGACCCTCCCAGGCCCCTCGTCCAGACCATGGACACGCACCGAGGAAGTCTCGCAAGAAGCTCCAAGTTATCATCTGTGTTCTGCTTGTGGAGCTGTGTGAGAGATTCACTTTCTTTGGGATTGTATGCAACATGATTCTCTTCTGCACTGTGAAGCTGGGCTATGATAACTACCTGGCTGCGACAGTCAACCTGTGCTTTATAGGAGCCAGCACCCTGACCCCTGTTCTGGTTGGGTGGTTTGCAGAGACCTGTTTAGGAAGGACCAAGGTTCTCTACTTGTGTGCTTTCCTTCATTTCTTTG GCACAGCCATGCTGCCCGTGGTGGCATTCCCGTTTGAAGATTTCTACATTGATACTCATCACATGACACACCTGCTGGAACCTCGGGAGCAGCAGATCTTGTTCTACATCGGCCTTCTGGCTGCTGCACTGGGCATCGGCGGCATCCGGGCCATCCTCTGTCCCATGGGAGCCTATAGTCTGCAGTGCTACAATAAGCACCAGCTCCTGTCCTTCTTCAACTG GTTCTACTGGTTGGTCAACCTCAATTCCACTGTGGTGTTTCTGGGTATTGCTTACATCCAGCAGTCTGTGGCCAAAAATCTGGGCTTCCTTATCCCCTTTACCTCTGTGCTGCTGGCTCTAATCGCCATACATATGATGCGGAACAAACTCACCTATAAACCCAAGAAAG GTGGCTCATTATTAACCACACTGGGAGTATTCATGAACTCTCTCAAGATGTGCTGCCTCCACTATCGTCACCTGAGTGGAGATGTGGGATCTTGGCTGGACCGGGCCAAGGAGAACAACGGCGGCCGATACAGCGAAACACATGTAGAAAACGTTAAAGTCCTGGCCAAGCTCTTCCCTCTTTATGGCCTTCAGCTGCTTTACAGAGCCTGCATCACACAG ATTCCCTCAGGTTACTACATACAGACAATGAACTCAAACCTTCACCTCAACAACGTCATGTTGCCCATCGGCGCCATGAATGTGATCAGTATCCTGCCTCTGCTGCTCTTAGCCCCGCTGATCGAGTGTGTGACGACTTGTTACCTCTCCATGGAAAAAACTCCTCTGGCACCTGCAAAAGTCATCA CTCTGGGCCATGCGTGTGCCACCCTGTCGGTCCTGGTGGCAGGTTTGTCTGAGCTGCAGAGGAAGGCATACCCTCTGGTGGAGCAGACCCTGTCTGGAAAAGTTCTGCATGTGTCATCCATGCCGTGTTTCCAGCTGGCTCCTCAGTACATCCTACTTGGTCTCGCAGAGGCTCTCGTCACTCCTGCAT GTTCCCTCATATCTTTCCAGCTGACCCCGAGCCACATCAGAGGTATCTCCCTGCATTTCCTCACTCTGTCCTATGGAGGGGGCTGCTTTCTGGGAGCCTTCATCATTCAGCTGGTGTACTTTCTCTCTGGAG GTAACTTCTACCCAAACACACTGCATGATGGGAATCTGGAGAGATTCTTCTTCCTCCTGGCCACACTGATGGCTGTAAATACCCTCGTGTTTTGGAGCGTATCTTACAG GTACATAGACCTGAGTGTGCAGGGTAAAGCACTGACCGCCAGCCCTCTGACTGAGAAGCTGCTGTATTACAAGGCCTGTCTGCGCTTCTACGACACTGTGGATCGCTCCTACACAAACGCCTCCATTGAATCTATTTTATGA
- the LOC120564006 gene encoding E3 ubiquitin/ISG15 ligase TRIM25-like: protein MASSEELFDCSICLQLLEGPVTTACGHSYCIKCINSFWDVNNNSGRSYSCPQCRQTFSQRPVLKRNTLLAALLEENKSPSPNAADTYASPGDVECDACTGRKRKATMFCLVCLASYCETHLKPHLEVPPLKKHHLIQASARIKESICGRHDKLLEIYCRTDQLFICLMCVMDEHKGHDTVAVAAEKCLMQRRLEGTKQEIADRVLDSERKMAELRGAADSIRDAAWKACDDIERLCAESIRLFVRSVERKRSEMREKVGEAEKAGVDWTNSRLGQVQREVLELRRREDELNQLSLTEDPIQFLQGCRALGDLPVFTDSHARPDMLTEFVTAQTDKLKNMCNKEKRELFSHSEEDLLSKKPKLCEETTSRTYLLTKYKNSTVEVDPNTVAACLCLSDRNREISWGDRDQAHPDHHDRFTFYHQALCKQGLQCSHYWEVEWDGGIVDLAVSYKGIERKGSGKDCCFGHNDLSWKLTCSSSGCTFWHNNLHKGQIPPVLSRRVGIHLDSDAGTLGFYSVSDSDSLTQLHQIQTTFIEPLYPGFSVDSGSALKICNI, encoded by the exons ATGGCTTCAAGTGAGGAACTGTTCGACTGCTCCATCTGTTTACAGTTACTGGAGGGTCCTGTGACAACGGCCTGTGGACACAGTTACTGTATAAAATGCATCAATTCCTTCTGGGATGTAAATAATAACAGTGGAAGGAGTTACAGCTGCCCTCAGTGCAGGCAGACGTTCTCCCAGAGGCCTGTTCTGAAGAGGAACACACTTCTGGCCGCCCTGCTGGAGGAAAACAAGAGTCCCAGTCCAAACGCTGCGGACACCTATGCTTCACCTGGTGATGTGGAATGTGACGCTTGCacagggagaaaaagaaaagctacCATGTTCTGCCTCGTGTGTTTGGCCTCTTACTGTGAGACTCATCTGAAGCCTCACCTCGAGGTGCCTCCGTTGAAAAAACACCATCTGATTCAAGCTTCTGCGAGGATCAAAGAAAGCATCTGTGGCCGTCATGACAAACTTCTGGAGATTTACTGCCGCACTGATCAGCTGTTCATATGCCTGATGTGTGTGATGGATGAGCACAAAGGCCATGACACGGTGGCAGTAGCAGCAGAAAAATGTCTAATGCAG AGACGACTGGAGGGGACCAAACAGGAAATTGCAGACAGAGTGCTGGATTCAGAGAGGAAAATGGCAGAGCTGAGGGGGGCTGCAGACTCTATAAGA GATGCCGCATGGAAGGCGTGTGACGACATTGAGCGACTGTGCGCGGAAAGCATCCGGTTATTCGTCCGCTCTGTGGAGAGGAAGCGCTCTGAGATGAGAGAGAAAGTTGGAGAAGCAGAGAAAGCTGGAGTGGACTGGACCAACAGTCGCCTCGGGCAAGTGCAGCGTGAAGTGttggagctgaggaggagagaggatgaACTCAACCAGCTTTCACTAACCGAGGACCCCATTCAGTTTCTGCAG GGTTGCCGGGCCCTGGGTGACCTCCCTGTGTTCACAGACTCGCATGCAAGACCTGACATGCTGACGGAGTTTGTCACTGCACAGACCGATAAACTGAAAAACATGTGcaacaaagaaaagagagaattaTTCAGTCATTCTGAAGAAGATCTGT TGTCAAAAAAGCCAAAGCTGTGTGAGGAAACAACATCAAGGACATACCTTTTGACCAAATATAAGA ACTCCACAGTGGAGGTGGACCCCAACACCGTAGCTGCATGTCTTTGCTTGTCTGACAGAAACCGAGAGATATCTTGGGGTGACAGGGACCAGGCTCATCCTGATCACCACGACAGATTTACCTTCTATCACCAGGCTCTGTGCAAACAGGGCCTTCAGTGCAGCCACtactgggaggtggagtggGACGGTGGCATTGTCGATTTGGCCGTGTCGTACAAAGGCATTGAAAGAAAGGGTTCAGGGAAAGATTGCTGTTTTGGGCACAATGATCTCTCCTGGAAATTAACCTGCTCTTCGTCCGGCTGCACGTTTTGGCACAATAATCTTCACAAAGGCCAGATTCCTCCGGTTCTCTCCCGCAGAGTGGGCATACACCTTGATTCCGATGCAGGAACGCTGGGATTCTACAGTGTTTCTGACTCTGACAGTTTGACACAGCTGCACCAAATCCAGACCACCTTTATTGAACCTCTCTATCCTGGGTTTTCTGTTGATTCAGGTTCAGCACTAAAAATATGCAACATATAG